In Chanodichthys erythropterus isolate Z2021 chromosome 18, ASM2448905v1, whole genome shotgun sequence, the following are encoded in one genomic region:
- the ythdf2 gene encoding YTH domain-containing family protein 2 encodes MSASSLLEQRPKGQANKVQNGAVTQKDTLNDDEFEPYLNAQPRQSNAYTAMSDSYMPSYYSPSIGFTYSLNEAAWSTGGDPPMPYLASYGQLSNGEHHFLPDAMFGQSGALGSNPFLGQHGFNFFPSGIDFPAWGNSSSQGQSTQSSGYSSSYAYAPSTLGGAMIDGQSPFAANEPLNKAVGMNSLDQSMAGLKIGAGDMAPKVVGSGLPGGPLSQVSAAPTMPPASMAPAKTASWADIASKPAKPQPKLKTKGGLGGTNLPPPPIKHNMDIGTWDNKGTMPKPAAPQQTCLPTNGQPPNQSSPQPGATAGGVPQLPLSNGQLGPPTGQLGQHPLPPGGQPGAVPPPLSQGPAAPQSSQPTRWVPPRNRANGFGDAAGGPGQSPPNSGIGGVAVPAEPHPVLEKLRMVNNYNPKDFDWNPKHGRVFIIKSYSEDDIHRSIKYNIWCSTEHGNKRLDAAYRSLANKGPLYLLFSVNGSGHFCGVAEMRSPVDYNTCAGVWSQDKWKGRFDVRWIFVKDVPNSQLRHIRLENNENKPVTNSRDTQEVPLDKARQVLKIIASYKHTTSIFDDFSHYEKRQEEEESVKKVEVQGSDPYSSNSSRSHYRMQDRQGRVK; translated from the exons ATGTCAGCCAGCAGCCTTCTGGAGCAG AGACCGAAAGGCCAAGCAAACAAAG TGCAAAACGGAGCAGTTACCCAAAAGGATACATTGAACGATGATGAGTTCGAGCCTTACCTGAACGCTCAGCCCAGACAG AGCAATGCCTATACGGCCATGTCCGACTCCTACATGCCCAGTTACTACAGCCCCTCGATAGGCTTCACCTATTCGCTGAATGAAGCAGCATGGTCTACAGGCGGTGACCCCCCGATGCCTTACCTGGCCTCTTATGGACAGCTTAGCAATGGGGAGCACCACTTTCTCCCAGATGCCATGTTTGGCCAGTCTGGGGCACTGGGGAGCAATCCTTTCCTGGGACAGCATGGCTTCAACTTCTTCCCCAGTGGGATTGACTTCCCTGCCTGGGGGAACAGCAGCTCTCAGGGACAGTCCACACAGAGCTCAGGTTACAGCAGCAGTTACGCCTATGCTCCTAGCACGCTAGGAGGCGCAATGATTGATGGACAGTCTCCCTTTGCAGCAAACGAGCCGCTCAACAAGGCCGTGGGAATGAATAGCTTGGATCAGAGCATGGCGGGGCTTAAGATTGGAGCTGGGGACATGGCACCCAAAGTTGTTGGTTCTGGacttcctggagggccactgagTCAGGTGTCTGCAGCTCCCACTATGCCTCCTGCCTCCATGGCTCCTGCAAAAACTGCATCTTGGGCGGACATTGCCAGCAAACCAGCCAAACCACAGCCTAAGCTGAAAACCAAGGGGGGACTTGGCGGGACAAATCTGCCGCCGCCTCCGATCAAACATAATATGGATATTGGCACTTGGGACAACAAGGGGACTATGCCTAAACCAGCAGCCCCTCAGCAGACTTGCCTGCCAACTAACGGTCAGCCGCCCAATCAATCGTCTCCTCAACCGGGTGCTACTGCCGGCGGGGTTCCGCAGCTGCCCCTCAGCAACGGACAGCTAGGGCCTCCTACTGGTCAACTCGGTCAGCACCCTCTTCCTCCAGGTGGCCAGCCGGGTGCTGTCCCACCTCCATTATCCCAGGGCCCCGCTGCTCCCCAATCCTCCCAGCCAACCCGCTGGGTGCCTCCGCGTAACCGTGCCAACGGCTTTGGGGATGCAGCGGGCGGACCTGGCCAATCCCCTCCCAATTCAGGAATAGGTGGGGTTGCTGTGCCAGCAGAGCCCCACCCAGTTCTGGAGAAACTGCGCATGGTGAATAACTACAATCCCAAGGACTTTGACTGGAACCCTAAACACGGTCGCGTCTTCATCATCAAGAGCTACTCTGAGGACGACATCCATCGCTCCATTAAGTACAATATCTGGTGCAGCACAGAACATGGCAATAAGCGCCTGGACGCTGCGTACCGTTCGCTGGCCAACAAAGGGCCCCTCTATCTGCTCTTCAGCGTGAATGGTAGCGGGCACTTCTGTGGCGTGGCTGAGATGCGATCGCCCGTGGACTACAACACTTGTGCAGGCGTGTGGTCGCAGGACAAGTGGAAGGGACGTTTTGATGTGCGTTGGATCTTTGTGAAGGACGTTCCCAACAGTCAACTGAGGCACATTCGTCTGGAAAATAACGAGAATAAGCCGGTGACCAACTCCCGTGACACTCAGGAGGTTCCACTGGACAAGGCGCGTCAGGTGTTGAAGATCATCGCAAGTTACAAGCACACCACCTCCATTTTTGACGACTTCTCACACTACGAGAAACGTCAGGAAGAGGAGGAAAGTGTGAAAAAG GTGGAGGTTCAGGGAAGTGACCCGTACTCCAGTAACTCCAGTCGGAGCCACTACAGAATGCAG